A single Paraburkholderia sp. FT54 DNA region contains:
- a CDS encoding sorbosone dehydrogenase family protein, with translation MNLLQPIVSLRAFFTAFVRFAVSARALRNRGLRAGAAMLLAATALPALAALPVERIKLPPGFHIEVLSDAVPSARAMALSPKGILYIGSLDGHVYALELQNGRVTARHVIASGLETPAGLAWRDGALYVSAVSEIVRFDAIDTHLNDPPKPAVVIDTLPTEAHHGWKFIAFGPDGKLYVPQGAPCNVCLKDRNRFGLIGRMDPDGSHYEVVARGIRNSVGFAWHPVTHELWFTDNGRDLLGDDVPDDKLNRAPRAGMDFGFPYCHGGDTPDPEFGKDRPCSAFTPPVVKLGAHVAALGMRFYSGSMFPPAYRNSIFIAEHGSWNRSKKVGYRVVHVITDPDGSNARQQVFAEGWLQPGETEWGRPADVLPLPDGSLLISDDYAGAVYRVTYSTP, from the coding sequence GTGAACCTGCTGCAACCCATTGTCTCTTTGCGCGCATTCTTTACCGCCTTCGTGCGGTTTGCCGTCTCGGCGCGCGCTTTGCGAAACCGGGGCCTGCGCGCAGGCGCGGCCATGTTGCTCGCGGCAACCGCCCTGCCGGCGCTAGCAGCGCTGCCGGTCGAGCGAATCAAACTGCCGCCGGGCTTCCATATCGAGGTCTTGTCGGATGCCGTGCCGAGCGCGCGAGCCATGGCGCTCTCGCCGAAGGGCATTCTTTATATAGGCAGCCTCGACGGCCACGTCTACGCGCTCGAATTGCAAAACGGACGAGTGACGGCGCGTCACGTGATCGCTTCCGGTCTGGAAACGCCAGCGGGCTTGGCTTGGCGCGACGGTGCGCTCTATGTTTCCGCCGTGTCGGAAATTGTGCGCTTCGATGCCATTGACACCCACCTTAACGATCCGCCCAAACCTGCCGTCGTGATCGACACGTTGCCGACGGAGGCGCACCACGGCTGGAAATTCATCGCCTTCGGCCCGGACGGCAAGCTGTATGTGCCCCAAGGCGCGCCGTGCAACGTCTGCCTGAAGGATCGCAACCGCTTCGGGCTGATCGGCCGCATGGACCCGGACGGCAGTCACTACGAAGTCGTGGCGCGCGGCATCCGCAATTCGGTTGGCTTCGCGTGGCATCCGGTCACGCATGAACTGTGGTTCACCGACAACGGCCGCGACCTGCTCGGCGACGACGTGCCGGACGACAAACTCAATCGCGCGCCGCGCGCCGGGATGGATTTCGGTTTTCCGTACTGCCATGGCGGCGACACCCCTGACCCCGAGTTCGGCAAAGACCGTCCGTGCAGCGCGTTCACGCCGCCCGTGGTCAAACTCGGGGCGCACGTCGCGGCGCTCGGCATGCGCTTTTATAGCGGGTCCATGTTTCCGCCGGCTTACCGAAACTCGATTTTCATCGCCGAGCATGGCTCGTGGAATCGCAGCAAGAAGGTCGGCTACCGCGTCGTGCACGTGATCACGGACCCGGATGGCAGCAACGCCCGCCAGCAAGTCTTTGCCGAAGGCTGGCTTCAGCCGGGCGAGACCGAGTGGGGTCGCCCGGCCGACGTGCTGCCACTGCCCGATGGTTCGCTCCTGATCAGCGACGATTACGCCGGCGCCGTCTATCGCGTCACTTATTCAACGCCGTAG
- a CDS encoding acyl-CoA dehydrogenase: protein MSYTAPLKDMLFVMKELAGLEDIATLPGFEDANLETAQAVLEESAKLCGGVLAPLNVEGDRNPSSWKDGVVTATPGFKEAFRQFGEGGWQGVQHPLDYEGQGLPKLIATPCVEMLNASNLSFALCPLLTDGAIEALLTAGTEAQKQTYVPKLISGEWTGTMNLTEPQAGSDLALVRTRAEPQGDSSFKLFGTKIFITWGEHDMAKNIAHLVLARTPNAPEGVKGISLFIVPKFLVNEDGSLGERNDVHCVSIEHKLGIKASPTAVLQFGDHGGAVGHLIGEENRGLEYMFIMMNAARFAVGMQGVGISDRAYQKAVAYAKDRVQSRPVDGSAKQPVAIIQHPDVRRMLATMRGLTEASRALAYVAAGHCDIAHRHADEGKRAEHQAIYEYLVPIVKGWSTELSIDVTSLGVQVHGGMGFIEETGAAQYYRDARILPIYEGTTAIQANDLIGRKTLRDGGKVAKSLLAGVAETVEALGAQQCPAFDSMKKYLAQGQRSLSAAVDFVVANTKGDPNAVFAGSVPYLKLAGVVLGGWQMARALLVAAQKRDEDPSFYGAKIATAQFYAEHVLPLASALEASIVSAKGGESVLALSEDQF from the coding sequence ATGAGCTATACGGCGCCACTCAAGGACATGCTGTTCGTGATGAAAGAACTGGCCGGTCTCGAAGATATCGCGACGTTGCCGGGCTTCGAAGACGCGAACCTCGAGACGGCGCAAGCCGTGCTCGAAGAATCGGCGAAACTGTGCGGTGGAGTGCTGGCGCCGCTGAATGTCGAAGGCGATCGCAATCCGAGCAGCTGGAAAGACGGCGTGGTCACCGCGACGCCCGGCTTCAAGGAAGCGTTCCGCCAGTTCGGCGAAGGCGGCTGGCAAGGCGTGCAACATCCGCTCGACTATGAAGGCCAAGGCCTGCCGAAGTTGATCGCGACGCCGTGCGTCGAAATGCTCAACGCGTCGAATCTGTCGTTCGCACTGTGTCCGTTGCTGACCGACGGCGCGATCGAAGCATTGCTCACCGCCGGCACCGAAGCGCAAAAACAAACCTATGTGCCGAAGCTGATTTCCGGCGAATGGACCGGCACGATGAACCTGACCGAGCCGCAGGCCGGTTCCGATCTCGCGTTGGTGCGCACGCGCGCCGAGCCGCAGGGCGACAGTTCGTTCAAGCTGTTCGGCACGAAGATTTTCATCACGTGGGGCGAGCACGACATGGCGAAGAACATCGCGCATCTCGTGCTGGCGCGCACGCCGAACGCGCCGGAAGGCGTGAAGGGCATTTCGCTGTTCATCGTGCCGAAGTTTCTCGTCAATGAAGACGGTTCGCTCGGCGAGCGCAACGACGTGCATTGCGTCTCGATCGAACACAAGCTCGGCATCAAGGCGAGCCCGACTGCGGTATTGCAGTTCGGCGACCATGGCGGCGCGGTCGGTCATCTGATCGGCGAAGAGAATCGTGGTCTCGAGTACATGTTCATCATGATGAACGCGGCGCGTTTTGCGGTCGGCATGCAAGGTGTCGGCATCTCGGATCGCGCTTACCAGAAGGCGGTGGCGTACGCGAAAGATCGTGTGCAAAGCCGTCCCGTGGATGGCTCCGCGAAGCAGCCGGTTGCGATCATTCAACATCCCGACGTGCGCCGTATGCTCGCGACCATGCGTGGCCTCACCGAGGCGTCGCGCGCACTCGCGTATGTAGCCGCGGGTCACTGCGATATCGCGCATCGTCATGCGGACGAAGGCAAGCGCGCCGAGCATCAGGCGATCTACGAATACCTTGTGCCGATCGTGAAGGGCTGGAGCACGGAACTGTCGATCGACGTCACGAGCCTCGGCGTGCAGGTGCACGGCGGCATGGGCTTCATCGAAGAAACCGGCGCCGCGCAGTACTACCGCGATGCGCGCATTCTGCCGATCTACGAAGGCACCACCGCGATTCAGGCCAACGACCTGATCGGTCGCAAGACCTTGCGCGACGGCGGCAAGGTGGCGAAGTCGCTGCTCGCCGGTGTGGCTGAAACGGTCGAAGCACTCGGCGCGCAGCAATGCCCGGCGTTCGATTCGATGAAGAAGTATCTCGCGCAGGGCCAGCGCTCGTTGAGCGCGGCGGTCGATTTTGTTGTTGCCAATACGAAGGGTGATCCGAATGCGGTGTTCGCGGGCAGCGTGCCGTATCTGAAACTCGCGGGCGTCGTGCTGGGCGGCTGGCAGATGGCGCGTGCGTTGCTCGTGGCGGCTCAGAAGCGCGACGAAGACCCGTCGTTCTACGGCGCCAAGATCGCGACCGCGCAGTTCTACGCGGAGCACGTGTTGCCGCTGGCGTCGGCGCTCGAGGCGTCGATTGTTAGCGCCAAGGGTGGAGAGAGTGTGCTGGCTCTGTCGGAAGATCAGTTCTGA
- a CDS encoding D-amino acid dehydrogenase has product MRVVVLGSGVVGVTSAYYLARAGHEVTVIDREAGPALETSFANAGQISPGYASPWAAPGVPLKAVKWMFQKHAPLAIRLDGTQFQLQWMWQMLQNCTSSRYAVNKGRMVRLAEYSRDCLQALRAETGIQYEGRTGGTLQVFRTQQQFEGAAKDIAVLQEANVPYELLSPAELARAEPALAAVSNKLTGGLRLPGDETGDCQMFTTRLAALAEELGVKFRYNTPIDALAMAGDRIAGVKCGEELVRADSFVVALGSYSTQFLSGLVKIPVYPLKGYSITAPIVNEASAPVSTVLDETYKIAITRFDDRIRVGGMAEIVGFDKSLRRARRETLELCVNDLFPGGGDTSKATFWTGLRPMTPDGTPIVGRTPVPNLFLNTGHGTLGWTMSCGSGQLLADVMSGKQPAIKADDLSVHRYFGEIGGAHRPAYA; this is encoded by the coding sequence ATGCGAGTCGTCGTTTTGGGCAGTGGCGTTGTCGGCGTGACCAGTGCATATTACCTGGCGCGCGCGGGGCACGAAGTGACCGTTATCGATCGCGAGGCCGGCCCGGCGCTCGAAACCAGTTTCGCCAATGCAGGCCAGATCTCGCCGGGCTACGCGTCGCCGTGGGCCGCGCCTGGCGTGCCGCTGAAGGCCGTCAAGTGGATGTTCCAGAAACACGCGCCGCTGGCGATCCGCCTCGACGGCACGCAGTTCCAGTTGCAATGGATGTGGCAGATGCTGCAGAACTGCACGTCGTCGCGTTATGCGGTGAACAAGGGCCGCATGGTCCGTCTCGCTGAATACAGCCGCGACTGTCTGCAAGCGCTGCGCGCTGAAACCGGCATCCAGTACGAAGGGCGCACCGGCGGCACGCTCCAGGTGTTCCGCACGCAGCAGCAATTCGAGGGTGCGGCGAAAGACATCGCCGTGCTGCAGGAAGCCAACGTGCCGTATGAACTGCTGTCGCCGGCCGAACTCGCGCGGGCCGAACCGGCGCTCGCCGCCGTGTCGAACAAGCTGACCGGCGGTCTGCGCCTGCCGGGCGACGAAACCGGCGACTGCCAGATGTTCACCACGCGCCTCGCCGCACTGGCCGAGGAACTGGGTGTCAAATTCCGCTACAACACGCCGATCGACGCACTCGCGATGGCTGGTGACCGCATCGCCGGTGTGAAGTGCGGCGAGGAACTGGTGCGCGCGGATTCGTTCGTCGTCGCGCTGGGCTCGTACTCGACCCAGTTCCTGTCCGGTCTCGTGAAGATTCCCGTCTATCCGCTCAAGGGTTATTCGATCACCGCGCCGATCGTCAACGAAGCGTCGGCGCCGGTATCCACTGTGCTCGACGAAACGTACAAGATCGCGATCACGCGCTTCGACGACCGGATTCGTGTGGGCGGCATGGCCGAGATCGTCGGTTTCGACAAATCGCTGCGCCGGGCGCGCCGCGAAACGCTGGAACTGTGCGTGAACGACTTGTTCCCGGGCGGCGGCGATACATCGAAGGCCACCTTCTGGACCGGTCTGCGTCCGATGACGCCGGACGGCACGCCGATCGTCGGCCGCACGCCCGTGCCGAACCTGTTCCTGAACACGGGCCACGGCACGTTGGGCTGGACGATGTCGTGCGGCTCGGGCCAACTGCTCGCCGACGTGATGTCGGGCAAGCAACCCGCCATCAAGGCGGACGATCTGTCGGTGCATCGCTATTTCGGCGAGATCGGCGGCGCGCATCGCCCGGCTTATGCTTAA
- the rpsP gene encoding 30S ribosomal protein S16, translated as MVIIRLARGGSKKRPFYNIVATDSRNRRDGRFIERVGFYNPVATKGESLRIAQDRLTYWQGVGAQLSPTVERLVKEAAKAQPAA; from the coding sequence ATGGTCATCATCCGCTTGGCTCGTGGCGGCTCCAAGAAGCGCCCGTTCTACAACATCGTCGCAACCGATTCGCGTAACCGTCGTGACGGCCGCTTCATCGAGCGCGTTGGCTTCTACAACCCGGTCGCTACGAAGGGTGAGTCCCTCCGTATCGCTCAAGACCGCCTGACGTATTGGCAAGGTGTTGGCGCACAACTGTCGCCGACCGTCGAGCGTCTCGTGAAAGAAGCTGCAAAGGCGCAGCCGGCTGCTTAA
- a CDS encoding FAD-binding protein, giving the protein MTNLVIAEHDSASIKAATLNTIAAAQKIGGDIHVLVAGHNAQAAADAAAKIAGVSKVLLADAPQLEAGLAENIEATVMNIAKDYTHILAPATAYGKNIAPRIAAKLDVAQISDITAVDSPDTFERPIYAGNAIATVQSQDPIKVITVRTTGFDAVAAEGGSATVEKIEAAADSGISQFVSREVTKLDRPELTSAKIIVSGGRGLGNGENYTKVLEPLADKLNAALGASRAAVDAGFVPNDYQVGQTGKIVAPQLYIAVGISGAIQHLAGMKDSKVIVAINKDEEAPIFSVADYGLVGDLFTLVPELVSELG; this is encoded by the coding sequence ATGACGAATCTGGTAATAGCAGAACACGACAGCGCGTCGATCAAGGCCGCGACGCTGAACACGATCGCAGCGGCGCAGAAGATTGGTGGCGATATCCACGTGCTGGTGGCAGGTCACAACGCACAGGCCGCAGCGGATGCGGCAGCGAAGATCGCAGGCGTTAGCAAAGTGTTGCTCGCCGATGCGCCGCAACTCGAAGCCGGCCTCGCGGAAAACATCGAAGCGACGGTGATGAACATCGCGAAGGATTACACACACATCCTCGCGCCGGCCACCGCTTACGGCAAGAACATCGCGCCGCGTATCGCCGCGAAGCTGGACGTCGCGCAAATCAGCGACATCACGGCAGTGGACAGCCCGGATACGTTCGAGCGCCCGATCTACGCAGGCAACGCGATCGCAACGGTGCAGTCTCAGGACCCGATCAAGGTCATCACGGTCCGCACGACCGGTTTCGATGCCGTGGCAGCCGAAGGCGGCAGCGCGACGGTAGAAAAGATCGAAGCGGCAGCCGACAGCGGCATCTCGCAGTTCGTCAGCCGTGAGGTGACGAAGCTGGACCGTCCGGAACTGACGTCGGCGAAGATCATCGTCTCGGGTGGCCGCGGCCTGGGCAACGGCGAGAACTACACGAAGGTTCTCGAACCGCTGGCGGACAAGCTGAACGCAGCGCTGGGCGCATCGCGCGCAGCAGTCGATGCGGGCTTCGTGCCGAACGACTATCAGGTCGGCCAGACCGGCAAGATCGTCGCGCCGCAGCTGTACATTGCAGTCGGTATCTCGGGTGCGATCCAGCATCTGGCCGGCATGAAGGACAGCAAAGTGATCGTCGCGATCAACAAGGACGAAGAAGCGCCGATCTTCAGCGTCGCCGATTACGGTCTGGTGGGCGATCTGTTCACGCTCGTGCCCGAACTCGTTAGCGAACTCGGCTAA
- the trmD gene encoding tRNA (guanosine(37)-N1)-methyltransferase TrmD: MQFDVVTLFPDMFRALTDWGITSRAAKQERYGLRTWNPRDFTTDNYRTIDDRPYGGGPGMVMLAKPLEDAIGAAKAAQAEQGIGASRVVMMSPQGATLNHDRVMQFAAEPGLILLCGRYEAIDQRLLDRVVDEEVSLGDFVLSGGELPAMALMDAVVRQLPGVLNDSQSAVQDSFVDVLLDCPHYTRPEEYNGARVPDVLLGGHHAEIEAWRRREALRNTLNKRPDLIVKARKNKMLSRADEAWLTSLAKEESKA, from the coding sequence ATGCAGTTCGATGTCGTCACGCTCTTTCCTGACATGTTTCGCGCGCTGACCGACTGGGGCATCACCAGCCGTGCGGCGAAGCAGGAGCGCTACGGGTTGCGTACGTGGAATCCGCGCGATTTCACCACCGACAATTACCGCACGATCGACGATCGCCCGTACGGCGGCGGCCCCGGCATGGTCATGCTGGCCAAGCCGCTGGAAGACGCAATCGGCGCGGCGAAAGCGGCGCAGGCGGAGCAGGGCATCGGCGCATCGCGCGTCGTGATGATGTCGCCGCAAGGCGCCACGCTGAATCACGACCGTGTCATGCAGTTCGCGGCCGAACCCGGTTTGATCCTGTTGTGCGGGCGCTATGAAGCGATCGATCAGCGTTTGCTCGACCGTGTCGTCGACGAAGAAGTCAGCCTTGGCGACTTCGTGCTGTCGGGCGGCGAATTGCCGGCCATGGCCTTGATGGACGCCGTGGTGCGTCAGTTGCCCGGTGTGCTCAATGACTCGCAGTCAGCGGTGCAGGATAGTTTTGTCGACGTGCTGCTGGATTGTCCGCATTACACGCGCCCTGAGGAATACAACGGTGCGCGTGTGCCCGATGTGCTGCTCGGCGGCCATCATGCGGAGATCGAAGCGTGGCGCCGGCGTGAAGCTCTGCGCAACACGTTGAACAAACGGCCCGATCTGATCGTGAAGGCCAGAAAGAACAAGATGTTGAGCCGTGCCGATGAGGCGTGGCTTACGAGTCTCGCGAAGGAAGAGTCGAAGGCGTAA
- a CDS encoding NINE protein: MSTLVSTSPRFRSKTMTAALAFFFGSLGAHRFYLYGMRDIYGWAHVIGTLIGIPGAMLVVASERSSMLGWVLAFPGAVSLLAAFLAAIVYGLRPDEKWDAQFNAQTQRKSRSGWTVIFIVIFSLLIGAFLLMTGLAISFQTYFESQVQAAKALSQ, encoded by the coding sequence ATGTCCACCCTTGTTTCGACTTCCCCGCGCTTCAGATCCAAGACGATGACCGCCGCCCTGGCGTTCTTCTTCGGCAGCCTCGGCGCTCACCGGTTCTATCTGTACGGCATGCGCGACATTTACGGCTGGGCTCACGTGATCGGCACGCTGATCGGCATTCCGGGCGCCATGCTGGTGGTGGCGAGCGAACGGTCTTCGATGCTCGGCTGGGTGCTGGCCTTTCCCGGCGCGGTTTCGCTGCTGGCCGCGTTTCTCGCCGCGATCGTCTACGGGCTGCGTCCGGACGAGAAATGGGACGCGCAGTTCAACGCTCAGACCCAGCGCAAAAGCCGCTCCGGCTGGACGGTCATTTTCATCGTGATCTTTTCGCTGCTGATCGGCGCATTCCTGCTGATGACAGGCCTCGCCATTTCATTCCAGACGTACTTCGAAAGTCAGGTGCAGGCGGCCAAAGCCCTCTCGCAGTGA
- a CDS encoding Lrp/AsnC ligand binding domain-containing protein: MRTQRQPVRSLDKLDHKILRLLQQDGRMAMKDLAEQVGLSVTPCIERVKRMERDGVITGYHARVNPAELGAALLVFVEITLAHKSGNTFEQFRREVQKIPEVLECHLVSGDFDYLIKARIGEMADYRKLLGDILLQLPGAVQSKSYVVMEEIKETLTIAVGD; this comes from the coding sequence ATGCGTACACAGCGCCAGCCGGTCCGGTCCCTCGACAAACTCGATCACAAGATCCTGCGGCTGCTGCAACAGGATGGCCGCATGGCAATGAAAGACCTGGCGGAGCAGGTGGGGTTGTCGGTCACGCCTTGCATCGAGCGCGTCAAGCGGATGGAGCGCGACGGCGTGATCACCGGCTACCACGCGCGCGTGAACCCGGCGGAATTGGGCGCGGCGCTGCTGGTGTTCGTCGAGATCACGCTGGCCCACAAGAGCGGCAACACGTTCGAGCAGTTCCGGCGCGAGGTGCAGAAGATCCCGGAGGTGCTGGAATGCCACCTGGTGTCGGGCGATTTCGACTATCTGATCAAGGCGCGCATCGGCGAAATGGCCGACTACCGGAAACTGCTCGGCGATATCCTCTTGCAACTGCCCGGCGCGGTGCAGTCGAAAAGCTATGTGGTAATGGAAGAGATCAAGGAAACGCTGACCATCGCGGTCGGGGATTAA
- a CDS encoding PA0069 family radical SAM protein, giving the protein MTDFDSHFVNEFPIAPPAPRKGRGAVTNLQGRYEVDQREAVDDGWLSPAEADDEPKALRTQVFEERAKTILTRNASPDIPFGVSLNPYRGCEHGCIYCFARPTHAYLGLSPGLDFESRIYAKVNAPELLERELSKKSYVPEPIALGVNTDAWQPVERDLRLTRRVIEVLSERQHPFAAITKSSLIERDLDLLAPMAACGQFMAAITITTLDAEIARTLEPRAATPSRRLRTIRTLSEAGIPVGVSIAPVIPFVTEPDMERVLEACAEAGASNASYIVLRLPWEVAPLFKDWLAAHFPDRADRVMSRVRDMRGGKDYDSSFSTRMKGEGLWADLLKQRFQKAARRLGLNQRDRGILDMSHFRRLEVPRPAEPPRDDPQLDLF; this is encoded by the coding sequence GTGACCGACTTCGATTCCCACTTCGTCAACGAGTTTCCGATCGCGCCGCCCGCGCCGCGCAAGGGCCGTGGCGCGGTGACGAATCTGCAAGGCCGCTACGAAGTCGACCAGCGCGAAGCGGTGGACGACGGCTGGCTGTCGCCGGCGGAAGCCGATGACGAGCCCAAGGCCTTGCGCACGCAGGTTTTCGAAGAGCGGGCCAAGACCATTCTGACGCGCAATGCGTCGCCGGATATTCCGTTCGGCGTATCGCTGAACCCGTATCGCGGCTGCGAGCACGGCTGCATTTATTGTTTTGCGCGGCCCACGCACGCCTATCTGGGGCTGTCGCCGGGGCTCGACTTCGAAAGCCGGATCTACGCCAAAGTCAACGCGCCGGAGTTGCTCGAGCGGGAATTGTCGAAGAAGTCCTATGTGCCGGAGCCGATCGCGCTGGGCGTCAATACGGACGCGTGGCAGCCCGTCGAACGCGACTTGCGGCTCACACGCAGGGTGATCGAAGTGCTCAGCGAACGTCAGCATCCGTTTGCGGCAATCACCAAGTCGTCGCTGATCGAACGCGATCTCGATCTGCTGGCGCCCATGGCGGCGTGCGGACAATTCATGGCGGCCATCACCATCACCACGCTGGACGCCGAAATCGCCCGCACACTCGAACCGCGCGCGGCCACGCCGTCACGGCGGCTACGAACCATCCGTACGTTGAGCGAGGCGGGCATACCGGTCGGCGTCAGCATCGCGCCGGTGATTCCGTTCGTCACCGAGCCGGACATGGAGCGCGTGCTGGAGGCCTGCGCCGAGGCCGGTGCAAGCAACGCGAGCTATATCGTGCTGCGTCTGCCGTGGGAAGTCGCTCCGCTATTCAAGGATTGGCTCGCGGCGCACTTTCCCGATCGTGCCGACCGTGTCATGAGCCGGGTGCGGGACATGCGGGGCGGGAAGGATTACGACTCGTCCTTCTCCACACGCATGAAGGGCGAAGGATTATGGGCGGATCTGCTCAAGCAGCGATTCCAGAAGGCGGCGCGCCGTCTGGGACTGAATCAGCGTGACCGCGGCATTCTGGATATGTCGCACTTTCGCCGCCTCGAGGTGCCGCGTCCCGCCGAACCGCCGCGCGACGATCCTCAACTGGATCTTTTTTAG
- the rimM gene encoding ribosome maturation factor RimM (Essential for efficient processing of 16S rRNA): MSERDSGSSGRVKAAAPRAKTSGQAPFGAFVRKPVEKAEGKAKAQDSNAGSGAAEMRVETVESWPADAVEVGAVVDAYGLKGWVKVAAHADAGHGGDALLSAKRWWLLKGQERKSAPSLQAKTHSDSVVAHLGGVTDRDVALALRGSRVYISRSEFPALEADEFYWVDLLGLDVVNVAGVNLGKVADMIDNGAHSVLRIEYPATDKSGKPVTGERLIPFVGVFVKTVDQAAKQITVDWEADY, translated from the coding sequence ATGTCTGAGCGTGATTCCGGCAGTTCTGGTCGCGTGAAGGCAGCAGCCCCGCGCGCGAAGACGTCTGGTCAGGCGCCATTCGGTGCATTCGTCCGCAAGCCGGTCGAAAAAGCCGAGGGCAAGGCGAAAGCGCAAGATTCAAACGCCGGTTCCGGTGCGGCAGAAATGCGCGTGGAAACGGTGGAAAGCTGGCCGGCCGATGCGGTCGAGGTCGGCGCAGTCGTCGACGCTTACGGCCTCAAGGGCTGGGTCAAGGTAGCCGCTCATGCGGATGCCGGGCATGGCGGCGACGCGTTGCTGAGCGCGAAGCGCTGGTGGCTGCTCAAAGGCCAGGAGCGCAAGTCGGCGCCGTCATTGCAGGCGAAAACGCATAGCGACAGTGTGGTTGCCCATCTGGGCGGCGTCACTGACCGCGACGTGGCGTTGGCATTGCGCGGCTCTCGCGTCTATATCAGCCGCAGCGAATTTCCGGCTCTCGAAGCGGACGAATTCTACTGGGTCGACCTGCTCGGCCTGGATGTGGTGAACGTTGCCGGGGTCAATCTCGGCAAGGTTGCAGACATGATCGACAACGGTGCGCACTCGGTGTTGCGTATCGAATACCCGGCTACCGACAAAAGCGGCAAACCGGTCACCGGCGAGCGTTTGATCCCGTTCGTCGGCGTCTTTGTCAAAACGGTGGACCAGGCGGCGAAGCAGATCACTGTCGACTGGGAAGCTGATTACTAA
- a CDS encoding CoA pyrophosphatase — MIRPVFEPETLPVEATSADLPPVASERLTPDGLRARFEQRLAWTPERIVEAPWRDAHADPRVAAVLVPLVVREHGLTVLLTQRADHLNDHAGQVSFPGGRHEPFDADATATALREAEEEVGLAPSRVEILGALPDYLTGTGFRVTPVIGLVHPPFTVKADALEVAEVFEVPLAFLMNPAHHEVRVFSYEGGERRFFAMPYPRAASAETEERGREVGGHYFIWGATAAMLRNFYRFLAA; from the coding sequence TTGATCCGCCCCGTCTTTGAGCCTGAAACCCTGCCTGTCGAAGCGACGAGCGCCGATCTGCCGCCGGTGGCGAGCGAGCGTCTCACGCCTGATGGCCTGCGCGCGCGCTTCGAGCAGCGTCTTGCCTGGACCCCCGAGCGTATCGTCGAAGCACCCTGGCGCGATGCCCACGCCGATCCACGCGTCGCGGCGGTACTAGTGCCGCTGGTGGTTCGCGAACACGGCCTGACCGTGCTGCTCACCCAGCGTGCCGACCATCTGAACGATCACGCTGGCCAGGTGAGCTTTCCCGGCGGCCGTCACGAACCCTTCGACGCCGACGCCACCGCCACCGCGCTGCGGGAGGCGGAGGAGGAGGTCGGTCTCGCGCCGTCGCGCGTGGAAATTCTCGGTGCATTGCCCGACTATCTGACGGGCACCGGTTTTCGCGTGACGCCGGTGATCGGTCTTGTGCATCCGCCGTTCACGGTGAAGGCGGATGCGCTCGAAGTGGCCGAAGTCTTCGAAGTACCGCTCGCTTTTCTGATGAACCCCGCGCATCACGAGGTGCGCGTGTTCAGCTATGAAGGCGGCGAGCGCCGCTTTTTCGCCATGCCGTATCCGCGCGCCGCGTCGGCTGAAACTGAAGAGCGCGGGCGCGAGGTCGGCGGCCACTATTTCATCTGGGGCGCGACGGCGGCGATGCTGC
- the rplS gene encoding 50S ribosomal protein L19: MNLIAKLEQEEIARALGEKTIPEFAPGDTVIVSVNVVEGTRKRVQAYEGVVIAKRNRGLNSSFIVRKISSGEGVERTFQTYSPLLASIVVKRRGDVRRAKLYYLRDRSGKSARIKEKLVAKKDRNAAEA; this comes from the coding sequence ATGAATCTGATTGCAAAACTCGAGCAGGAAGAAATCGCGCGCGCCCTCGGCGAGAAGACCATCCCCGAATTCGCTCCCGGCGATACGGTGATTGTCAGCGTGAATGTGGTTGAAGGTACGCGTAAGCGTGTTCAGGCTTACGAAGGCGTCGTGATCGCCAAGCGTAACCGTGGTCTGAATTCGTCGTTCATCGTCCGCAAGATTTCGTCGGGCGAAGGCGTCGAGCGTACGTTCCAGACGTACTCGCCGCTGCTGGCAAGTATTGTCGTGAAGCGTCGCGGCGATGTGCGTCGTGCGAAGCTGTACTACCTGCGCGACCGTTCGGGCAAGTCGGCCCGGATCAAGGAAAAGCTGGTTGCGAAGAAAGATCGCAACGCTGCCGAAGCGTAA